Proteins from a single region of Candidatus Thermoplasmatota archaeon:
- a CDS encoding AAA family ATPase, producing MPGASVEFDQAITRFDRGSLSEELKRAEEERHAFTLAYPLEAWNDLSLEQYALGQGGKGKPTVSYLLEFGTQHLGSIGGGDSRKHVIYRRKEDQSWYFPSRFSSVDEAWASLRASFLEAFEAAKRGDWQKIDQLDPLYNAPMVRQKTLHIYFPDEILPIYSRDHLVHFLRALGVTDTDSDYKDYNVVRLNRRLLHTIRETGLVQGWSHVEIMRFLYSWNDPRSTRRVVKIAPGENAKYWSDCLAGDYICVGWDQVGDLRQYANKAAFRDEFREKTDYESKSKATEKANEVWTLMELQPGDIVIANQGTSKVLAVGTVTEEGYLWRPERPEYKHTVGVKWDTSRARTIPPQPRWALVTVAKVSPELYNVIMGEDTEGEPSPAIEAADPIFEEMAQTLERKGQLILYGPPGTGKTYHARRFAEWWLKEKHRTPAEARAAGETPSRYWWIVANPKQWSWDQLFDEQTVEYRYGRLKRNYPLVQPGDLVFGYQSTPDKRLMAIARVTRGLHTKPNSQEPVIELAPVMRLTNGITYDEILEDPLLGESEPARFNNQGTLFGLTAEQAHRILDRLATTQPEVLDEVEPEPGAPNLTQLTFHPSYSYEDFIEGFRPGIDRKGTPTLKLEDGVFKRVCREAHGRPDERFLILIDEINRAHVSKVFGELITLIEKDKRGITTTLPQSKEPFSIPPNVYIMGTMNTSDRSIKLLDAALRRRFAFREMMPDPSTLAGAKIQGLELDAFLRKLNARIAENLGREKQIGHSYFLENGEPITSSDEFACRFREDVLPLLQEYCYDDYPALARFLGNALVQPKLQRLDEELLQDDDRLVAALVEEYARDDTDESE from the coding sequence ATGCCTGGCGCCAGTGTGGAATTCGATCAAGCAATCACCCGCTTTGACCGGGGCTCGCTATCTGAAGAACTAAAGAGGGCCGAGGAGGAGCGGCATGCGTTTACCCTCGCCTATCCACTGGAGGCGTGGAACGACCTCTCGCTCGAACAGTACGCCCTCGGGCAGGGCGGCAAAGGGAAACCCACGGTGTCGTACCTGCTGGAGTTCGGAACGCAACACCTCGGTTCCATCGGCGGCGGGGACTCAAGGAAGCATGTCATCTACCGGAGGAAGGAAGACCAGTCGTGGTACTTCCCATCGCGTTTTTCTAGCGTCGACGAGGCATGGGCGTCCCTCCGCGCCTCCTTCCTGGAAGCGTTCGAAGCTGCGAAGAGGGGTGACTGGCAGAAGATCGACCAGCTTGACCCGCTGTACAACGCGCCGATGGTGCGCCAGAAGACGCTCCACATCTACTTCCCCGACGAGATTCTCCCCATCTACTCGCGCGACCACCTCGTTCACTTCCTGAGAGCACTCGGCGTCACGGATACCGACTCGGATTACAAAGACTACAACGTCGTCCGCCTAAACCGGAGGTTGCTGCACACCATCCGCGAAACGGGCCTTGTCCAAGGGTGGAGCCATGTCGAGATCATGCGCTTCCTGTACTCGTGGAACGACCCACGCAGCACGCGACGCGTCGTCAAGATCGCCCCTGGTGAGAACGCGAAGTACTGGAGCGACTGTCTCGCCGGCGACTACATCTGCGTGGGCTGGGATCAAGTGGGCGACCTCCGCCAGTACGCAAACAAGGCCGCATTCCGTGATGAGTTCCGCGAGAAGACCGACTACGAGAGCAAATCGAAGGCCACGGAGAAGGCCAACGAGGTCTGGACGCTCATGGAACTTCAGCCGGGCGACATCGTGATCGCCAACCAAGGCACCTCCAAGGTGCTGGCCGTAGGGACCGTCACGGAGGAAGGATACCTGTGGCGTCCCGAGCGGCCCGAGTACAAGCACACGGTGGGCGTGAAGTGGGACACGTCACGCGCCCGGACCATCCCGCCCCAACCGCGGTGGGCGCTCGTCACCGTCGCGAAGGTCAGCCCGGAACTCTACAACGTGATCATGGGCGAGGACACGGAGGGTGAACCATCGCCCGCCATCGAAGCAGCCGACCCGATCTTCGAGGAGATGGCGCAGACCCTTGAAAGGAAGGGACAGCTGATCCTGTACGGGCCCCCAGGCACCGGGAAGACCTACCACGCCCGCAGGTTCGCCGAGTGGTGGTTGAAAGAGAAGCATCGGACGCCCGCGGAGGCCCGCGCCGCAGGCGAAACACCTTCCCGGTACTGGTGGATCGTTGCGAACCCCAAGCAGTGGAGCTGGGACCAGCTCTTCGACGAGCAGACCGTTGAGTACCGCTACGGGCGGCTCAAACGCAATTACCCGCTCGTCCAGCCCGGCGATCTGGTCTTCGGATATCAGTCAACGCCGGACAAGCGCCTCATGGCCATCGCGCGCGTCACCCGAGGCCTTCACACGAAGCCCAACAGCCAGGAACCCGTCATCGAGCTCGCACCCGTCATGCGCCTGACCAACGGGATCACCTACGACGAGATCCTGGAGGACCCCCTGCTCGGCGAAAGCGAGCCGGCGAGATTCAATAACCAAGGCACGCTCTTTGGCCTTACCGCTGAGCAGGCACACCGAATCCTCGATCGCCTCGCGACGACGCAGCCCGAGGTTCTCGACGAGGTCGAGCCTGAGCCCGGGGCGCCGAACCTCACGCAATTGACGTTCCACCCCTCCTACAGCTACGAAGACTTCATCGAGGGGTTCCGCCCAGGCATCGATCGGAAGGGCACGCCGACGCTCAAACTGGAGGACGGGGTCTTCAAACGCGTCTGCCGCGAAGCGCACGGCCGGCCCGACGAGCGCTTCCTCATTCTCATCGATGAAATCAACCGCGCCCACGTCAGCAAGGTATTCGGAGAGCTGATCACCCTCATCGAGAAGGACAAGCGAGGCATCACCACCACGCTACCCCAGAGCAAGGAGCCGTTCAGCATCCCGCCCAACGTGTACATTATGGGCACGATGAACACGAGCGACCGCAGCATCAAGCTCCTCGATGCAGCCCTCCGTCGGCGTTTCGCTTTCCGCGAGATGATGCCCGACCCCTCGACCCTTGCCGGCGCCAAGATCCAAGGTCTCGAACTCGACGCCTTCTTACGGAAACTGAACGCGCGTATCGCAGAGAACCTGGGGCGCGAGAAGCAGATCGGCCACTCGTATTTCCTCGAAAACGGCGAACCCATCACAAGCAGCGACGAATTCGCTTGCCGCTTCCGCGAGGACGTCCTGCCCCTCCTCCAGGAGTATTGCTACGACGACTATCCGGCGCTCGCACGATTCCTCGGAAACGCGCTCGTCCAACCCAAGCTCCAGAGGCTCGACGAAGAACTTCTTCAGGACGACGACCGTCTTGTCGCGGCTCTCGTCGAGGAGTATGCTCGCGACGACACCGACGAGAGCGAGTAG
- a CDS encoding SIR2 family protein — MGRSNAVVVLGAGFSKPLGGPLLGELLSEPYLDSSRASADALQWMTATLAERRLSQPNFSIEDLFTEVWRDARTGEKVAEAALRELTIHLASVCTALRPKTQRKSFAQYVDFFAALHANHDRLTIVSFNYDLVLEAALDRADILYDYGNAPDLFFDDNARRRKLNRRGADVQILKLHGSANWGVCRGCKKADKSDDQVIAYEDGYVPWRRRACPLCNERYLESGIIPPVFGKAGETRHVRDAWRQAREQLRYAHHVLVVGYSLPPSDHEARSLLRETQQSKNRMQVDIVCGERGGSAEYAHVFPGVQDWQCRFEDYLQALNGEA; from the coding sequence ATGGGACGAAGCAACGCCGTCGTCGTGCTGGGCGCCGGCTTCTCGAAGCCCCTCGGGGGCCCACTCCTCGGCGAGCTGCTGAGCGAGCCGTACCTGGACTCAAGCCGCGCGAGCGCGGATGCGCTCCAGTGGATGACCGCGACCCTCGCGGAACGCCGGCTGAGCCAGCCGAACTTCTCGATAGAGGACCTGTTCACGGAAGTGTGGCGGGACGCGCGCACGGGGGAAAAGGTCGCCGAGGCCGCGCTCCGCGAGCTCACGATTCATCTCGCGTCCGTATGCACGGCGCTGCGTCCCAAGACCCAGCGGAAGTCCTTCGCACAGTACGTAGATTTCTTCGCCGCCCTGCACGCCAACCACGACCGCCTCACGATCGTGAGCTTCAACTACGACCTCGTCCTGGAAGCTGCCCTCGACCGGGCCGACATCCTCTATGATTACGGGAACGCCCCCGACCTCTTCTTCGACGACAACGCGCGCCGCCGCAAGCTCAACCGACGCGGCGCAGACGTGCAGATCTTGAAGCTGCACGGGTCCGCCAACTGGGGCGTGTGCCGCGGCTGCAAGAAGGCCGACAAGTCGGACGACCAGGTGATCGCGTACGAGGACGGGTACGTGCCGTGGCGCCGCCGAGCCTGCCCCCTCTGCAACGAGCGCTACCTCGAAAGCGGCATCATCCCACCCGTCTTCGGCAAAGCCGGCGAGACGCGCCACGTCCGCGACGCGTGGCGACAAGCCCGCGAGCAGCTCCGGTACGCGCACCACGTGCTCGTCGTCGGATACTCGCTCCCGCCGAGCGACCACGAAGCGCGATCCCTCCTGCGGGAAACGCAGCAGTCGAAGAACCGCATGCAGGTGGACATCGTGTGCGGCGAGCGGGGCGGCTCTGCCGAGTACGCCCACGTCTTCCCCGGCGTGCAGGACTGGCAGTGCAGGTTCGAGGACTACCTCCAAGCCCTCAACGGGGAAGCATAG
- a CDS encoding TatD family hydrolase translates to MTAPEYPVPDSTEPKVRFVEDRLPRLPIFDNHFHLDPHGRGVEAVKEFERAGGTHLMLVHKPYWREGRARRFSRTLDEFREQFDTTMALAEKARAGTGVTVFVAIAPHPAEFTKMLDAGIPPAEAEAAYRAATELAGEYVRDGRAVALAEVGRPHWRPVDEDVLARANELMRHQFEVARDLGCAVQIHAETATPESFADLRAWADKAGLSPERVVKHYSTPIVDVADNHGLWPSVLVGKGAAETAARAGTRFLMETDHIDEPLVEDAATKKRMSGYAWRHANPDKTFLVDCTIVGTTGEVLGPKTVPRRTRELLAQALLTEEQAWTIHAENPRKVYGIEVDL, encoded by the coding sequence GTGACCGCCCCCGAGTACCCCGTGCCCGATTCGACCGAACCCAAGGTTCGGTTTGTCGAAGACCGGCTGCCGCGGCTGCCGATCTTCGACAACCACTTCCACCTCGACCCCCATGGGCGCGGCGTGGAGGCCGTCAAGGAGTTCGAGCGCGCGGGCGGCACGCACCTCATGCTCGTCCACAAGCCGTACTGGCGCGAGGGCCGCGCCCGCCGCTTCAGCCGCACGCTCGACGAGTTCCGCGAGCAGTTCGACACCACGATGGCGCTCGCGGAGAAGGCGCGCGCCGGCACGGGCGTGACCGTGTTCGTCGCCATCGCGCCCCACCCGGCCGAGTTCACGAAGATGCTCGACGCCGGCATCCCGCCCGCCGAAGCCGAGGCCGCCTACCGCGCCGCCACCGAGCTCGCGGGCGAGTACGTGCGGGACGGGCGCGCCGTCGCCCTCGCCGAAGTCGGCCGCCCCCATTGGCGCCCCGTGGACGAGGACGTGCTCGCGCGCGCGAACGAACTGATGCGCCACCAGTTCGAGGTCGCCCGCGACCTCGGGTGCGCCGTCCAGATCCACGCCGAGACCGCGACGCCCGAGAGCTTCGCCGACCTGCGCGCGTGGGCGGACAAGGCCGGGCTCTCCCCGGAACGCGTCGTGAAGCACTACAGCACGCCCATCGTGGACGTCGCCGACAACCACGGGCTGTGGCCGAGCGTCCTCGTCGGCAAGGGCGCGGCCGAGACGGCCGCGCGCGCCGGCACGCGCTTCCTCATGGAAACCGACCACATCGACGAACCGCTCGTGGAGGACGCCGCGACCAAGAAGCGCATGAGCGGGTACGCGTGGCGGCACGCGAACCCCGACAAGACGTTCCTCGTCGACTGCACGATCGTCGGCACCACCGGCGAAGTCCTCGGACCCAAGACGGTGCCACGGCGCACGCGCGAGCTCCTCGCGCAAGCGCTGCTGACGGAGGAGCAGGCGTGGACCATCCACGCGGAGAACCCCAGGAAGGTGTACGGGATCGAGGTGGATCTGTAG
- a CDS encoding TatD family hydrolase: MAAPRLPIFDNHFHLDPRGRGLDAVREFARAGGTSLMLVHKPYREHERPNTTLEDFRRDFDTTIALHAKIRSEVPEVTAWVALAPHPAEFTELLKVGWSLDDAHALYMRALDLAATYVRDGKAVAMGEVGRPHWRPIEDAILAKANESMAHAFSLARDLGCAVQIHAETATPESFADLRAHVDAARLPVGKVVKHYSTPIVDTAVNHGIWPSVLIGKGAAEEAAKGGVRWMMETDYMDDALVFDNMTKRSMPIAESWRLVTAGAETEWRSRFKIIGSTGAVLGPKTVPKRTRDLLAKGLMTEEQAWTIHAENPKKVYGIEVDL; encoded by the coding sequence ATGGCCGCGCCGCGCCTCCCGATCTTCGACAACCACTTCCATCTCGACCCGCGCGGCCGCGGCCTCGACGCCGTGCGCGAATTCGCGCGCGCGGGCGGCACGAGCCTCATGCTCGTGCACAAGCCGTACCGCGAGCACGAGCGGCCCAACACGACCCTCGAGGACTTCCGGCGCGACTTCGACACGACGATCGCGCTCCACGCGAAGATCCGCTCCGAGGTGCCCGAGGTGACGGCGTGGGTCGCGCTCGCGCCGCATCCGGCGGAGTTCACGGAACTCCTCAAGGTCGGGTGGTCCCTCGACGACGCGCACGCGCTCTACATGCGCGCGCTCGACCTCGCGGCGACCTACGTCCGCGACGGGAAGGCCGTCGCGATGGGCGAGGTGGGGCGTCCCCACTGGCGTCCGATCGAGGACGCGATCCTCGCGAAGGCGAACGAGAGCATGGCGCACGCGTTCTCGCTCGCGCGCGACCTCGGCTGCGCCGTGCAGATCCATGCGGAGACCGCGACGCCCGAGAGTTTCGCGGACCTCCGAGCGCACGTCGACGCCGCCCGTCTCCCGGTCGGGAAGGTGGTGAAGCACTACTCGACGCCCATCGTCGACACGGCCGTCAATCACGGGATCTGGCCGAGCGTCCTCATCGGGAAGGGCGCCGCGGAGGAGGCCGCGAAGGGCGGCGTGCGGTGGATGATGGAGACGGACTACATGGACGACGCTCTGGTTTTTGATAACATGACCAAGCGTTCCATGCCCATCGCCGAGTCGTGGCGGTTGGTCACCGCGGGCGCCGAAACCGAATGGCGCTCAAGGTTCAAAATCATTGGCTCCACGGGTGCCGTTCTGGGACCAAAGACGGTCCCAAAACGGACACGCGACCTCCTCGCGAAGGGCCTCATGACCGAAGAGCAAGCGTGGACCATCCACGCCGAGAACCCGAAGAAGGTGTACGGCATCGAGGTCGACCTGTGA
- a CDS encoding HupE/UreJ family protein: MRLPSAALAAATLAAALALVPVASAHGVEKGDQEWIVDNPGPQIGPFLYLGAKHMVTGYDHLLFLVGVIFFLHRTKDVLVYVSMFTLGHSATLLFGVLADVHVNAFLVDAVIGLSVVYKGFDNLGGFRRLFGRQPDTKAAVLVFGLFHGFGLATKLQEFELGRDGLVENILSFNLGVEIGQFLALGAILLFMTWWRARESFAKHAFATNTLLMAGGFVLFGYQIAGYLVS; encoded by the coding sequence ATGCGCCTCCCGTCCGCGGCCCTCGCCGCCGCAACGCTTGCCGCGGCCCTCGCCCTCGTGCCCGTCGCCTCCGCGCACGGCGTCGAGAAGGGCGACCAGGAGTGGATCGTCGACAACCCGGGTCCCCAGATCGGACCCTTCCTCTACCTCGGCGCGAAGCACATGGTCACCGGGTACGACCACCTTCTCTTCCTCGTCGGCGTCATCTTCTTCCTCCACCGCACGAAGGACGTCCTCGTCTACGTCTCGATGTTCACGCTCGGCCACAGCGCGACGCTCCTCTTCGGCGTCCTCGCGGACGTGCACGTGAACGCGTTCCTCGTCGATGCCGTCATCGGCCTGAGCGTCGTCTACAAGGGCTTCGACAACCTCGGCGGCTTCCGGCGCCTTTTCGGGCGCCAGCCCGACACGAAGGCCGCAGTCCTCGTCTTCGGCCTCTTCCACGGCTTCGGCCTCGCGACCAAGCTCCAGGAGTTCGAGCTCGGACGCGACGGCCTCGTCGAGAACATCCTGAGCTTCAACCTCGGCGTCGAGATCGGCCAGTTCCTGGCGCTCGGGGCGATCCTCCTCTTCATGACGTGGTGGCGCGCGCGCGAGAGCTTCGCGAAACACGCCTTCGCCACGAACACGCTTCTCATGGCCGGGGGCTTCGTGCTCTTCGGTTACCAGATCGCCGGTTACCTCGTGAGTTGA
- a CDS encoding class I SAM-dependent methyltransferase encodes MTDPVAMFKQKQREGWAFFAPLEMVTTNPAARLVRFAGVEKGQRVLDVGCGTGVVALTARRRGARVTGLDLTPELLARAKEHSGLAGFEDITWKEGDVEALPFADGEFDVVLSQYGHMFAPRPEVATREMLRVLRPGGTIAFSTWPPDHAIGKLFGLVGRYSPPLPEGISPPTLWGDLAVVRERLGAAVRDLVFDRETMVFPTMSLGHYREVMERTSAPVRKLVESMAGDPTKLARFRAEIEAVFEPYFEPDSNLVRQSYLLTRGVKV; translated from the coding sequence ATGACCGACCCGGTGGCGATGTTCAAGCAGAAGCAGCGCGAAGGCTGGGCCTTTTTTGCTCCGCTCGAGATGGTGACGACGAACCCCGCGGCAAGGCTCGTCCGGTTCGCGGGCGTGGAGAAGGGGCAGCGCGTCCTCGACGTCGGATGCGGCACCGGCGTGGTCGCCCTGACGGCGCGGCGCCGGGGCGCGCGCGTGACCGGTCTCGATCTCACGCCCGAGCTCCTCGCCCGAGCGAAGGAGCACAGTGGCCTCGCGGGGTTCGAGGACATCACCTGGAAGGAGGGGGACGTCGAGGCGCTACCCTTCGCCGACGGCGAGTTCGACGTCGTCCTCAGCCAGTATGGCCACATGTTCGCGCCCCGGCCCGAGGTCGCCACGCGCGAGATGCTGCGCGTCCTGAGGCCGGGCGGGACGATCGCCTTCAGCACCTGGCCGCCGGATCACGCGATCGGCAAGCTGTTCGGGCTCGTCGGGCGATACTCGCCGCCGCTCCCGGAAGGCATCTCGCCCCCCACGCTCTGGGGGGACCTCGCCGTCGTGCGGGAGCGTCTCGGAGCCGCGGTGCGCGACCTCGTGTTCGACCGCGAGACCATGGTGTTCCCCACGATGAGCCTCGGACACTACCGGGAGGTCATGGAACGGACCTCCGCCCCCGTCCGCAAGCTCGTCGAGAGCATGGCCGGCGACCCCACGAAGCTCGCGCGCTTCCGCGCCGAGATCGAAGCGGTCTTCGAGCCGTACTTCGAACCGGATTCGAACCTTGTGCGCCAAAGCTACCTCCTCACCCGCGGCGTCAAGGTCTGA
- a CDS encoding enoyl-CoA hydratase/isomerase family protein yields the protein MKIERLDQGVSLLRMDDGKVNAMGPSFVTAFEAAWREAEATGDAIVVAGNAKAFSAGLDLKTLPTLDRAALETFARGFMGIFRDVLAHPRPVVAAVDGPALAGGAVLALASDFRLVAPRARIGLTEVPVGVPFPTPVADLARDRLPPQEHAPALLRGLARTGAEAVATGWAHALVEPEALLPEAAKLAAEVGAHSTLAVASAKGGSAALAARFDAFVKNEASRWAGLVSDPATKAAIAEGFARAAKRQG from the coding sequence ATGAAGATCGAGCGGCTCGATCAAGGCGTGAGCCTGCTGAGGATGGACGACGGCAAGGTGAACGCTATGGGTCCTTCGTTCGTCACGGCGTTCGAGGCCGCCTGGCGCGAGGCCGAAGCCACAGGCGACGCGATCGTCGTGGCGGGCAACGCGAAGGCGTTCAGCGCGGGCCTCGACCTCAAGACGCTCCCGACGCTCGACCGCGCCGCGCTCGAGACGTTCGCGCGCGGCTTCATGGGGATCTTTCGCGACGTGCTCGCGCACCCGCGGCCCGTCGTCGCGGCCGTGGACGGGCCCGCGCTCGCGGGGGGTGCCGTGCTCGCGCTCGCAAGCGACTTCCGGCTCGTGGCGCCCCGCGCGCGCATCGGCCTCACGGAGGTGCCCGTCGGCGTTCCGTTCCCGACGCCGGTCGCCGATCTCGCGCGCGATCGCCTCCCGCCGCAGGAGCACGCGCCCGCGCTTTTGCGCGGCCTTGCGCGAACCGGCGCGGAAGCCGTGGCCACGGGCTGGGCGCACGCGCTCGTCGAGCCCGAGGCGCTCCTTCCGGAGGCCGCGAAGCTCGCCGCCGAAGTCGGCGCCCACTCGACGCTTGCCGTCGCGAGCGCGAAAGGCGGCTCGGCCGCGCTCGCCGCGCGCTTCGACGCCTTCGTCAAGAACGAGGCCAGCCGCTGGGCGGGCCTCGTCTCGGATCCCGCGACGAAGGCGGCAATCGCGGAAGGGTTCGCGCGCGCGGCGAAGCGACAGGGCTGA
- a CDS encoding TATA-box-binding protein gives MAKIKIENVVASTSIGTELDLQSIALALDNAEYEPEQFPGLVCRLKEPKTAALLFRSGKVVCTGAKSIDAVGKAVDIVTAKIEASGVKVDRNPEITVQNIVASSDLGAELNLNAIAIGLGLEKVEYEPEQFPGLVYRLDDPKVVVLLFGSGKLVCTGARKPEDAERAVDKITEELQALGLL, from the coding sequence ATGGCGAAGATCAAGATCGAGAACGTCGTCGCGTCGACGTCCATCGGAACGGAACTGGATCTCCAGAGCATCGCGCTCGCCCTGGACAACGCCGAGTACGAGCCGGAGCAGTTCCCGGGTCTCGTCTGCCGTCTCAAGGAGCCCAAGACGGCCGCCCTGCTCTTCCGCAGCGGCAAGGTCGTCTGCACGGGCGCGAAGTCCATCGATGCCGTCGGCAAGGCCGTCGACATCGTGACCGCGAAGATCGAGGCGAGCGGCGTCAAGGTGGACCGCAACCCCGAGATCACGGTCCAGAACATCGTCGCTTCGAGCGACCTCGGCGCGGAGCTGAACCTCAACGCGATCGCGATCGGCCTCGGCCTCGAGAAGGTCGAGTACGAGCCCGAGCAGTTCCCGGGCCTCGTCTACCGCCTCGACGACCCCAAGGTCGTCGTGCTCCTCTTCGGCTCCGGCAAGCTCGTGTGCACGGGCGCCCGCAAGCCCGAGGACGCGGAGCGCGCGGTCGACAAGATCACCGAGGAGCTCCAGGCCCTCGGCCTCCTCTGA
- the sepF gene encoding cell division protein SepF, with the protein MHMGLLKRIMGDDAPPKRNPSDYIDLTEYAVPENGAGGANTYVRVAEIHKLEDVRELASYVYDGNILILDFKAVSGDEILLRRVTNELRRLAQDVNGDVAGIADHSIILTPGGVKVDRRKLKVAA; encoded by the coding sequence ATGCACATGGGCCTTCTCAAGCGTATCATGGGGGATGACGCTCCTCCGAAGCGCAACCCGAGCGACTACATCGACCTCACCGAGTACGCCGTTCCCGAGAACGGTGCGGGCGGGGCGAACACGTACGTGCGCGTCGCGGAGATCCACAAGCTCGAGGACGTCCGCGAGCTCGCGAGCTACGTCTACGACGGGAACATCCTGATCCTCGACTTCAAGGCGGTCTCGGGCGACGAGATCCTGCTTCGCCGCGTCACGAACGAGCTGCGCCGCCTCGCGCAGGACGTGAACGGCGACGTCGCGGGCATCGCCGACCACTCGATCATCCTCACGCCCGGCGGCGTGAAGGTCGACCGGCGCAAGCTTAAGGTCGCGGCGTAA
- a CDS encoding ZPR1 zinc finger domain-containing protein, giving the protein MVAEIPVQSPCPACKAPGSLFMRTFEHDVAYFGRTLETSLSCHACGWRHVDFFVAEQKEPVRYTLTVETPEDLVARVVRSNSGTIRVPEIGFSAEPTAKSEAYVSNVEGVLDRVEMVFDFARRFHADDPEKRAIAERGLERIAAARRLEATLTLVLEDPFGNSGIASERAKRVVLTPEEAASLETGLIVFDKADITSPDGA; this is encoded by the coding sequence GTGGTCGCGGAGATCCCCGTCCAGTCCCCCTGCCCGGCGTGCAAGGCGCCGGGCAGCCTTTTCATGAGGACCTTCGAGCACGACGTGGCCTATTTCGGCCGCACGCTCGAAACCTCCCTTTCCTGCCACGCCTGCGGATGGCGCCACGTCGATTTCTTCGTCGCCGAGCAGAAGGAGCCCGTGCGCTACACCCTCACGGTCGAGACGCCCGAGGACCTCGTCGCGCGCGTCGTCCGCTCGAACTCGGGCACGATCCGCGTGCCTGAGATCGGATTCTCCGCGGAGCCCACCGCGAAGAGCGAGGCCTACGTCTCCAACGTGGAGGGCGTCCTCGACCGCGTCGAGATGGTGTTCGATTTCGCGCGCCGCTTCCACGCGGACGATCCCGAGAAGCGGGCGATCGCTGAGCGCGGCCTCGAACGCATCGCGGCGGCGCGACGGCTCGAAGCGACGCTCACGCTCGTTCTCGAGGATCCGTTCGGGAATTCCGGCATCGCGAGCGAACGCGCGAAGCGCGTCGTGCTCACGCCCGAAGAGGCGGCGAGCCTGGAGACGGGCCTCATCGTGTTCGACAAGGCCGACATCACGTCGCCCGATGGCGCCTGA
- a CDS encoding winged helix-turn-helix domain-containing protein — MEEEEVAAVLGKRGEAGLRGSVHARSYAGPPYGPFAPRRPTVGRRPTFRAPYIVSNDPSEPVGGPLLDKITLDREAFKALASDTRLDILKSLDQRQKTVTELSRELDLNKATVFEHLEKLTQVELVQKLEDERKWVYYQLTWKGRRILHPEKITIALLLSTSAGAVVAAATSLWLWWRGSRVASQDDFGDAGSKERAADAGIAAQPMAESAPAMPVEDLVRDPALLAAGLLLVAAAAALTAVSLYVWRRKLARERAAAA, encoded by the coding sequence ATGGAGGAGGAAGAGGTTGCGGCCGTCCTCGGCAAGCGCGGCGAAGCGGGCCTCCGGGGAAGCGTCCACGCCCGCTCGTACGCCGGTCCGCCTTATGGGCCTTTTGCGCCGCGGCGGCCGACCGTTGGGCGGCGACCCACCTTCCGCGCACCCTATATAGTCTCAAACGATCCATCCGAGCCTGTAGGAGGCCCCCTCCTGGACAAGATCACGCTCGACAGGGAAGCGTTCAAGGCGCTCGCCTCGGACACGCGGCTCGACATCCTGAAAAGCCTCGACCAACGGCAGAAGACCGTGACGGAGCTTTCGCGCGAGCTCGACCTCAACAAGGCGACGGTCTTCGAGCACCTCGAGAAGCTCACCCAGGTCGAGCTCGTCCAGAAGCTCGAGGACGAGCGCAAGTGGGTCTACTACCAGCTCACGTGGAAGGGCCGCCGCATCCTGCACCCGGAGAAGATCACGATCGCGCTCCTCCTCTCCACGTCCGCGGGCGCCGTGGTCGCGGCCGCGACGAGCCTCTGGCTCTGGTGGAGGGGATCCAGGGTCGCCTCGCAGGACGATTTCGGCGACGCCGGCTCGAAGGAGCGCGCGGCCGACGCGGGCATCGCCGCGCAGCCGATGGCGGAATCCGCCCCCGCCATGCCCGTCGAGGACCTCGTCCGCGACCCCGCGCTCCTCGCCGCCGGCCTCCTGCTCGTGGCCGCCGCCGCCGCGCTCACCGCGGTCTCGCTCTACGTGTGGCGCCGCAAGCTCGCCCGTGAACGGGCGGCCGCGGCGTGA